A window of Papilio machaon chromosome 1, ilPapMach1.1, whole genome shotgun sequence contains these coding sequences:
- the LOC106712794 gene encoding sodium/potassium-transporting ATPase subunit beta-2, protein MGFEKRTIKIIVCVAVLLLVIGAIIGLVLGLVLPYRYVELEVWPRSDEYNREQPLIQFRVNDPGSWHPWYNRINDFLRAYETNVPEEPPRAPCSTLRHDQRVPSPNCERALTVWAPCIADNFYGYRDGTPCVFLRLSHIHYWVPEPYNVSLPLALPPDMPNNIKQMMMQRPAHVYGDYVWVSCGGEFSSDQENVGPLQYIPAGLPPGFPTARLHTADRIPRAARAQPDPLPGPLIALLFENPRRGVLINVECRIWTRDILYDRSSRVGRARFEIYVE, encoded by the exons atggGTTTCGAAAAAAGAACCATCAAGATTATTGTGTGCGTTGCTGTATTATTGTTGGTGATTG GGGCAATAATCGGCTTGGTACTTGGACTTGTTCTGCCGTACAGATACGTTG AACTGGAGGTATGGCCTCGATCAGATGAGTACAACCGGGAGCAGCCGCTCATACAGTTCCGCGTCAACGACCCCGGCAGCTGGCACCCCTGGTACAATCGCATCAATGACTTCCTACGCG CATACGAGACGAACGTGCCGGAAGAGCCGCCTCGTGCGCCCTGCTCGACGCTGCGGCACGACCAGCGCGTGCCCAGCCCTAACTGTGAGCGCGCGCTGACTGTTTGGGCGCCCTGCATCGCTGACAATTTCTACGGCTACCGCGATGGCACGCCCTGCGTCTTCCTCAGACTGTCGCAT ATCCACTACTGGGTACCGGAGCCGTACAACGTGTCGCTGCCGCTGGCCCTGCCACCTGACATGCCTAACAACATCAAGCAGATGATG ATGCAACGCCCTGCGCACGTATACGGTGACTACGTGTGGGTGTCGTGCGGCGGCGAGTTCAGCTCCGATCAGGAGAATGTGGGCCCGCTGCAGTACATACCCGCGGGCCTGCCACCCGGCTTCCCCACCGCGCGTCTGCACACCGCCGACCGCATCCCTCGCGCCGCACGCGCGCAACCCGATCCACTGCCCGGACCACTCATCGCGCTGCTCTTTGAGAACCCACGAC gTGGTGTTTTGATCAATGTGGAGTGCAGGATCTGGACCCGGGACATCCTGTACGACCGCTCCAGCCGTGTGGGCCGCGCGCGCTTCGAGATATACGTCGAATAA